DNA sequence from the Actinomycetota bacterium genome:
CCACCTGCATCAGGCGGAAGATGGAATCGAATATCACCGCAGCGGGTTTAGGAAGGTCCTTTATGCATGCTTTCAAGACATCGAGCATCACCTCATAGCTACGATAATTGGCTTCATGGATTTCGACCTCCAAGGGGTAATTGAACGTGCGTTTCCCGCAGCATCCCTCTTCTTGCTCCTGGAAACTGATCTCTACCTGCTCGCCCGGAAATTCAAACATCAAATCCTCGCGCATGAAGGGCGTGGCGGACATCAACACCACCTTAGAAACGAAACCTTTACCCAGTTTCTCGAGCAACTTGTAAAAGTTCTTCAAGTCGCAGTAGCAGTGGAATTCATCAAAAAATACGACGGATTTAGTTAGGTCTTCTTTCAAACGTTTACTGTGTTTATACTTGTCGGAATATACCAGCCACAGAACATCAGGCGTGGTTAAAACGATGCTCTTACCCGAAAGCATCGGAGTCAGACGGAATAACCGGTCTAGCAGTCCACCCCGAGGACCGGAGAAGCTTTCCTTGTTTATCCTCGCCAAGTCAAGAATCGACTGTGACGTATATTCGATAAGGGAAAAATCGTATCTTTTTCTCTTGTCAATCGTTTTCCTCGGCCAATGGTATACATCCGCACCTTCAGAGATCTTCCCAGCCTGGGCGTTAACCAGAATGGTGGTTGGGAAGGTAGCGATTATCGGTCCTTCATAATATTCAAGGGCCTTTCGGATAACGGTCGTTTTTCCGACGCCAACGGGTGCTTCCACTTTGATCATCCCTACACCGGGATCGAGTAGGGCCTCTATAAGCTGCTCCTGAAAGCGATGAAGGATTCCATACCTCGTCTGATATAGAGCGGCGTCTCTGCCCATTACCTTCAGCACACTCCACCTCCCAGCCGGAATACGACTACTATTCCTGCCAGGAAATTGGCTCATGAGAAAGATATTTAATCCTCCTTTATTATAGCTAAAATTATAGCTAAATCTTTTAATCTTTTTCCGTATAGCCCTTAATAACAAGTTTTCTAACCCTAATCATGGTGACAAGAACAAGATTAACATTTTCCGATACAGGTGTGGGCTTTGCGGGACGGCGGTTCCGGATGGGGACTTTTTTATTTCCGCCGACCTTCGCAAAGCCCGTAGCCCTTGTCGCCGGATGACTCCGGCCAACCCCACGAACCGTGGTTTCATGGTATAAACCCCCGTGAAGATCGTTGTCCTTGCATGGGGACAGTTCTGTGTTCCCCGAGGGGGGTTTTTCCAGGCATGAGAGCGCTTTCTTGGCCCGCTCTCGGTGTGGGGATGCTCTTTCCCGGAGGGGAAATTCGGCACCCTGTCCGCGACCCGAACAAGGCACGCTCCTTCCCCATTGCCTTCACGCTCCTTGCTTGTGCCCCGCTCATGCTCACCACCTTGGGCACCCTGGCCCGCTCAAGGCTGCACCACCTCGATGTATTTCGCCTCCACCCAGGGAAGGGTGATAGTCCAGCCCGCCACCGAGGTGTAGGTATAGGAGCCCTTGATCTCTCCCCACACCCGAATAATGGATTCCTCATAAGCGGGAACGGTGCCTGCATAGGTCACATATATGGTGTCGTCCCAGAGGCCCCACTGGTCTCTGGTGACATTCATGCGAATATCGGTCGTGCCCAGGCCTTCCATTATCTGGACCACCTGGCCGGTAGCGAAGTACTTCTGCCCCTTGTAGGCGTCCGGGTTCTTTTCGAGCATGCGGAACTCGATGGGCCGGCACTGCGCCTTGTAGGTGGCCTCGTCCAGCTGGTAGGTCAGGGAGCAGCTGGTCGAGCCCTTCCTGCCCTCCTTCTCGGCGGTAACGGTCAGGAAGTTGGTGCCCTCGTTCAGGGTCAAGGCAGCGGTGAACCTGCCATCCTCTCTCGCCTGGAGGTGGAGCGGAGCGTTGGCGCAGCCGAGCACCACGACGCTGGCCCCCGGTTCTGTGACCCCCTCCAGCGTGGCGTTGGGGGAGTTGAACGTAAGGCCGGAAGGGGTGGTGAGAGTGATGGTCAGTTTCTCCGCGACCTCCTTTACCGCCGCCGGAGCCTGCGTACCTTCCTCACCCTCTTTTCCTTTATTTCCCGAGCCAAAAATGGAGGCAAGAAGGATTATAACTACCACTAACCCGGCAGTAGCGATCGCTATCATGCGCACTCTGGGACTTGTCTTGAACCAGCGCTCCTTGATCTTGGTAAGCGGTGCCGCGGCCCCGCCCGGGAGTTGGGGAAGATTCGCTGGGCCTTCCGGTGAGGTGGGCACCTTTTCCGTATCCGATGACGCGGTGGGTTCTTCCACCGCGCCGTCCCGTGCTGAAAGCGTGGAAGCGCTTTCAGCAAAGGGAGGTCGAGACATGCCTCCCACGAAAACGGACGACCACCGGGCGGTAGGTGACCCCTCCGTTCCTCCCGGATTACCATACATGGCCCGGGCCATGCTCCTCTGGTAGACGAAGGAATTGTACTCCCTCACCATGGCCGGGATGCGGAAGAGGTCGGCGAGCCACATGATGCCGAAGTATCCCAGGGTCAGGGTGTAGACGGGTGAAAGTTTCGCAAGGTACCAGCGATGCCCCACCAGCGTGGGCCAAAGGAGGTAGGCCACCCATACCTTCCTCTCGCCAGGGACGGAAGCTTTGCGAGCCATATACCATCACCCCCACCTTGTTTTTCCGGGACCGATCCCCGGGCAGGCCGTCACGAGCCTGAACCGCTGTCGAGGCCTCACCCCATCTCCGGAGGCAGGTTGCGGGCGTAGCACCCACGTCCACTGCCCAACCGGAGCGTGAGACGGAAGACTCGATCACGCAATTGCGCGGTTGTTCCCCCGCTCACCCTATGCCCGGGAATTAGCGGCTGTTTTCAATTATGGAGGGTAAGACTGCCAGCAGTGTGGCAGTTTGAAAAAGGAGTTTTTAGGTTTTTACGGGGGAGACTGCCAACTGTATGGCAGTCCCCTGGGCAACTTTAAGAAACGAGAGACCGTTGGCTTACAGGAAAGAAGCTCATTCAGCGGTAGGGGGTAGAGACCCTCGTAGATTACCTGTATGGGAGACAGTTGGCTCACGGGATGGAGGTCGTTCGGCCATGGCCGCATGCGGAGAGGGATCAGGAATACCTCTCCACGATTCCCCGGGCCCTTTCCAGGAGCATCTCCTTGAGCTCCGGGGGCTTGAGTACCTCCGCCTCGCCCCCGAAGGCCATGAGCCAGGAGCATATCTCGGTGAGGCCGCTCACCCGGAAGGAGAGCACGGCGCTCCCGTCCTCGCAGTCCCGGCAGCGCTGGCTGAAGTGCCAGATGCTCTCCTTGACGTACGGGGCCACCTGGGGGCTGAACCTCACCTCCACCTCGCAGGGCTCGCCGCGCAGCACCTGCCAGGCGTCACCCATGTACTCGCGGATGCTGAAGTCCTCGGGGGGCTGGAACCTCTCCTCCAGGAGCTCCGCCTCCAGGATGCGGTCCACCTTGAAGATCTTTATCTCCCCTCGCAGGTGGCAGTAACCCACCATGTACCAGGCGTTGCTCCGGAAAAGGAACCCGTAGGGGTCCACCTTGCGGTGGGTGACCTCGTCCCGGGAGAGGGAATGGTAGGAGATGGCCACCGAGCGGTCCTCCTCCACCCCCTTCTCCAGCGTGTCCAGGACGGGAAGGCGCCCGGCGTAGTTCACGGTGGGCTCCCAGGCGGGGGTGAAATGGACCGACTCGCGGATCACGGCCTCCCTTATGCCGGATGGGATGGCGGCGTAGATCTTCTCCATGGCGCTCTCCACCCCCCGCTGGAAAGGGGTCCCCTTCTGGCGGGAGAGGAGCTCGGCGCCCATGGCCAGGGAGAGCATCTCCGTGAGGTCGAACCGCACCGGGGGCAGGAAGAAATCCGGGGAGATACGGTAACCCTTCTGGTAATAGATGGGAATCCCCGCCAGCTTGAGGAGGCACACGTCCCGGTAGACCGTGCGCAGGGAGGTCTCGCAGCGCTCCGCCAGCTCCGCGGCCCCGATACCCGGTTTTCCCTCGATCAGGGTGAAGATCTTGAGCAGGCGCCACAGCTTGCTCGCCTTTTCCATGCTACCCACCTCGAGAAATCGAGGAGAGGGCCGTGCCGGCCAGGTAGAACCACTCCGCATCCGGCAGCTCCCTAAAAGAGAGGATTATCTCCCTCTGAAGCGGTGTTATGGCGCCTTTGCTCTCGAGCATGGAAATACTCCTTCCAAAGGTTCGCGATCTCCTCCGGTAGGTCGAGCTGAGGGAGTAACCCCTCAAGCTCGTCCCAGTCCAGGGCCGCCACGTCCTCGGCACGTCCGCGGGTGAGAACCTGCCTGATATACCAGTTCCTCTGGAAAGGGTCATCCAGGTTCAATTCCTTCGTGGACCACACGATGTATCTCTTCGGGCGCACCTCTGTTCCCTTGCTTCCCGGACCGGGTTCAAGTCGCTTCTTTTTTTCCTTCCTTAACCAGTATATACGGGGGAGGGCGGGGGGCCAATTTCCGCGCATGAAGGAGCCGCGCCGGATGACAGTCGAAAGCCCCGGAGGGCGGGCATGAAACCAGCCCCGGGACGACCGCCTCTCCCGCGGCGGCCGTACTCGAGGCTGGACGGCGCGGTCCTCCCGGCCGCTTTGCCTACCTGGAGGCCAGCTCCTCCAGCGGTATGCCCATGTTCTCCCGTAGGAGCCTGGCCAGAAGGGGCAGGGACAGGTTCTCCGGCCCGTAGAGGATGCACTGTATCTCCGGCATGTAGAAGTAGAGAAGGGGCTGGGTGGTCAGCAGGGTCCTCCTCAACTCCTGGGCCACGGGGTGGGCATCGCCGAGCTCCAGGCTGGCCTTGCCCCAGCCGGGCACCAAGGAGTAGCGGATGGCGTTGACCTTGAACTCCGCCCCCTGTGGCTGCTTGAACTGGTAGAGGTGGCAGAAGTACTTCATGACCCCGCTTCTCGAGGCCTCCACCTTCTGGCCCCGCAGGGTGAGGATGTGCTCCCCCCTCTCGGAGAGGCGGCAGGTGAGCTCGCTGTCCGTCTCCGAGAAATCGATCCCCGCCAGGAACTTGGGGTAGTTGTAGATGTCAATGCCGCCCCTCAAGGCCAGCTCGGTGGTCACCGGCAGGTGATGGATGTAAGTATGGAAAGCATTGCGTATCAGCTGGCGCAACAGGTTGTATCCCGGCAGAGGAAGGATCTGGGGGTCGTTGAGCAGCACCCCGATGGCGAACTCGTTGTAGGGCTCTATGTCGGTGTCGTAGTACTCGAAAGCGGTGAGATGAAGGGCACCGATCCCCGGAACTACCTGCGCCGGGGTATAACGTGGATCGGGGACCAGCCTCTTGAGGGCCGGGAGCGTGGCTGGAAAGACCGCGGTCATCGACCGGGCGCTGCGGTAGAAAACCGGAAGCTTGACCGTTTTTCCCAGCAGGGTGGCTTCCACCTGCTCCACACCCTCGAAGAAATCGTGATGCATGGGATCACCTCCTGTACCGACGTCTCATTTGATAGGTCGCAGCTTGGATTCTCCTCGCCTCCGTGGGACAGTTTCCCTCGTCCCGGCTTCACTTCCCGTTTCCTTCCAACCGGGGCAGCCGGCGGTGATGGAGTCCGGGATTCCCATCGGCCCACTCTCCCATCACCCTTACCCACCTTATTTTCTTCCACCCTTGCGTCTTTCGTAAACTTCCCATGGTGGAGATTCACCCAAGCCGCCATACTTTTGAAAATCCCGGTCAGGGCATCACTTTCGCTGGTCCACCTTTGCTCCACTTGGGCTGCTACGAACCTGATTATCACCAAGTAACCATGGGCGGTGAGCGGCATGATCCTCATGGGGGAGCGTGATCGTGGTCTTTGTGGGAATGTGCATCACGGTCTTCATCCGGGCGAGCCTACCGAAAGGGGATGCGATTGGGAGTTTCCCGGCGATGTGTTAGATTAATTTAAGGTAAAAGCGAAACCGAAAGAGGGTGCAAGGGGTTCCTGGAGGAACCTCATCGTCATACGGGCGCACGCCGAGCCGGACGAGGGAAGGGCCCAGCCTCTACAACCAGTATGGTTTATTCGACCGGCACGGACACGTACCGGGTCGAGTTAAAGGAAAGTAAAGGAAAGGACAGCCATGCGCGGATACCTGGGAGTGGACGTGGGTTCGGTGAGCACCAACCTGGTGCTCCTGGACGAGAACGGCGAGGTGGCCGCTTCCGTCTACCGGCGCACCATGGGACAGCCCATCCGTGCCGTACAGGAGGGACTGAAGGAGCTGGGGGCACAGCTCCCTCCCGACGTGGAGGTCCTGGGAGCGGGGACCACGGGGAGCGCCCGCCACCTGAGCGGCATCATCGTGGGAGCGGACATCGTGAAGAACGAGATAACCGCCCATGCCGTGGCCGCCCTGCACGTGGTCCCCGGGGTGCGCACGGTCCTGGAGATAGGCGGGCAGGACTCCAAGATAATCATCCTGCGGGACGGCATCGTGGTGGACTTCGCCATGAACACCGTGTGTGCCGCGGGGACGGGCTCCTTCCTGGATCACCAGGCGGCAAGGCTGAACATCCCCATCGAGGAGTTCGGCACTTACGCGCTGCGGGCGGAGACGGGAGTGCAGATCGCCGGGCGTTGCTCGGTCTTCGCCGAGTCGGACATGATCCACAAACAGCAGGTGGGACACCCCATCGAGAACATCATCTACGGCCTGTGCGAGGCCCTGGTGCGCAACTATCTCAACAACCTGGCTAAGGGTAAGAGCATCGAGCCCCCGGTAGTCTTCCAGGGAGGGGTGGCGGCCAACGTGGGGATGAAGCGAGCCTTCGAGGAGGCCCTGGGGATGGAGGTGGTGGTGCCCAAACACTACAACGTCATGGGGGCCATCGGGGCAGCCCTTCTGGCACGGGAGCTCAACCCGGCGGTCACCAACTTCAAGGGTTTCCGGGTGACGGAGATCGACTACCGCACCTCCAGCTTCAACTGCAAGGGATGCTCCAACAACTGCGAGATAGTGAAGATAATGGTGGAGGGGGAGACTCTGGCCCGCTGGGGCGGGCGCTGCGGCAAGTGGGAGGTGGACCTCCCGGGCGCCAGGGTGGAGCGGGCCGCCTCGCTGTAGGAGCCCCGCTTCATTGGTAGGGCCGGTATCCCTAAAGGAAGATACCTCAAGCCCCGGTAATCAACGGAGGGGACCGGCGTTCCCCAGCTCGCGGTTCAATGGCTTTCCCGCAGGATGATGCGGTGGTCCAAGAGCTCCACCTCGGCGATGCGGGCGGAGAGGAGCTTCTGCTCGCCGAATACGTCCACCAGGAGGAGCTTCCCCTCCTCGGGGCGCACCTCCACGACGTCCTCCATGACCTTTTCCAGTTCCCCGCCC
Encoded proteins:
- the cas3 gene encoding type I-D CRISPR-associated helicase Cas3' → MLKVMGRDAALYQTRYGILHRFQEQLIEALLDPGVGMIKVEAPVGVGKTTVIRKALEYYEGPIIATFPTTILVNAQAGKISEGADVYHWPRKTIDKRKRYDFSLIEYTSQSILDLARINKESFSGPRGGLLDRLFRLTPMLSGKSIVLTTPDVLWLVYSDKYKHSKRLKEDLTKSVVFFDEFHCYCDLKNFYKLLEKLGKGFVSKVVLMSATPFMREDLMFEFPGEQVEISFQEQEEGCCGKRTFNYPLEVEIHEANYRSYEVMLDVLKACIKDLPKPAAVIFDSIFRLMQVEPELKEEFPSISFSRYDGLRKDNLELAHNTVVLGTSSVEVGIDMDFASLVFEGSSWTTAIQRLGRVGRRRPGQVLLLSDRSFEPYRPREVEISRSAFENILKEYLPDPRSDWISGELFRGDAPSFLLIDMKGKPYFYGPGIFSMYEIMEWDDYVSDKLELQKILEEMGIRRTEIDDTLLHLSLFPVMGILRARGFRKNYVPISSLESTEDECVIRLENGETFYFQMEVGHD
- a CDS encoding acetoacetate decarboxylase family protein, whose translation is MHHDFFEGVEQVEATLLGKTVKLPVFYRSARSMTAVFPATLPALKRLVPDPRYTPAQVVPGIGALHLTAFEYYDTDIEPYNEFAIGVLLNDPQILPLPGYNLLRQLIRNAFHTYIHHLPVTTELALRGGIDIYNYPKFLAGIDFSETDSELTCRLSERGEHILTLRGQKVEASRSGVMKYFCHLYQFKQPQGAEFKVNAIRYSLVPGWGKASLELGDAHPVAQELRRTLLTTQPLLYFYMPEIQCILYGPENLSLPLLARLLRENMGIPLEELASR
- a CDS encoding CooT family nickel-binding protein; protein product: MCEAAVYIDRGGELEKVMEDVVEVRPEEGKLLLVDVFGEQKLLSARIAEVELLDHRIILRESH
- a CDS encoding acyl-CoA dehydratase activase, translating into MRGYLGVDVGSVSTNLVLLDENGEVAASVYRRTMGQPIRAVQEGLKELGAQLPPDVEVLGAGTTGSARHLSGIIVGADIVKNEITAHAVAALHVVPGVRTVLEIGGQDSKIIILRDGIVVDFAMNTVCAAGTGSFLDHQAARLNIPIEEFGTYALRAETGVQIAGRCSVFAESDMIHKQQVGHPIENIIYGLCEALVRNYLNNLAKGKSIEPPVVFQGGVAANVGMKRAFEEALGMEVVVPKHYNVMGAIGAALLARELNPAVTNFKGFRVTEIDYRTSSFNCKGCSNNCEIVKIMVEGETLARWGGRCGKWEVDLPGARVERAASL
- a CDS encoding WYL domain-containing protein; translated protein: MEKASKLWRLLKIFTLIEGKPGIGAAELAERCETSLRTVYRDVCLLKLAGIPIYYQKGYRISPDFFLPPVRFDLTEMLSLAMGAELLSRQKGTPFQRGVESAMEKIYAAIPSGIREAVIRESVHFTPAWEPTVNYAGRLPVLDTLEKGVEEDRSVAISYHSLSRDEVTHRKVDPYGFLFRSNAWYMVGYCHLRGEIKIFKVDRILEAELLEERFQPPEDFSIREYMGDAWQVLRGEPCEVEVRFSPQVAPYVKESIWHFSQRCRDCEDGSAVLSFRVSGLTEICSWLMAFGGEAEVLKPPELKEMLLERARGIVERYS